In Aliiglaciecola sp. LCG003, a genomic segment contains:
- a CDS encoding P-II family nitrogen regulator, giving the protein MKKIEAIVKPFKMDDVREALSEIGVSGMTVTEVKGFGRQKGHTELYRGAEYQVDFLPKVKIEIVTGDDMVERAIEVILAAAHTGKIGDGKIFVTQVERVIRIRTGEEDEEAV; this is encoded by the coding sequence ATGAAAAAAATTGAAGCGATAGTTAAGCCGTTTAAAATGGATGATGTCCGCGAAGCCTTATCTGAAATTGGCGTGTCAGGTATGACAGTCACAGAAGTAAAAGGGTTTGGGCGACAAAAAGGCCACACTGAATTGTATCGTGGAGCGGAGTATCAAGTAGACTTTTTACCAAAAGTGAAGATCGAAATCGTCACGGGTGATGACATGGTAGAACGTGCCATAGAAGTGATATTAGCGGCGGCTCACACTGGCAAAATTGGCGATGGTAAGATATTCGTTACTCAAGTAGAGCGAGTGATCAGAATTCGCACCGGTGAAGAAGACGAAGAAGCGGTGTAA
- a CDS encoding peptidylprolyl isomerase, which yields MLISENTVVTMHFTVSTTDGTQIDTSKESEPMVFLQGSQYLIKGLEDALEGRQQGDKFELEIAPELAYGERQDTLVQMVPKSMFDGMDLEVGMTFRATTDEGEQSVMIIDETDDEVVVDGNHPLSGVHLKFDVEILDVRAATEEEIAHGHPHGAGGCGHTH from the coding sequence ATGTTAATTTCTGAAAACACAGTCGTCACCATGCATTTTACCGTGAGTACCACCGATGGTACTCAGATTGACACTTCTAAAGAGTCAGAGCCCATGGTGTTTTTACAAGGTAGCCAATACTTGATTAAGGGACTGGAAGATGCATTGGAAGGTCGCCAGCAGGGTGACAAATTTGAATTAGAAATAGCCCCAGAGCTTGCCTACGGAGAACGTCAAGACACCTTAGTACAAATGGTGCCTAAAAGTATGTTTGACGGTATGGATTTAGAGGTCGGTATGACCTTTCGCGCTACCACCGATGAAGGTGAGCAATCCGTGATGATCATTGATGAAACTGACGATGAAGTGGTAGTCGATGGAAATCATCCGCTGTCAGGCGTGCATCTAAAATTTGATGTTGAAATTCTTGATGTGCGTGCTGCCACAGAAGAAGAGATTGCCCATGGTCACCCCCATGGTGCAGGTGGTTGCGGTCACACCCACTAA
- the ygfZ gene encoding tRNA-modifying protein YgfZ, which produces MQSSFNPSDNLLCELTQLGIISVTGPDAISYLQGKLTVDVAKLPEDFVQLGCHCDFKGKTWNIFYTLKSDQQIELLCHQQSLTDSLAELKKYGVFSKAEFADTSADWQIFGVVGESAQTVLANQFGTLPTDNLATCTNELGRVIRLDSPVTRYLVIAKAELAAKLGQALGQYTQSEQFWEALDIQAGIANIQTATSAEFVPQMMNMQALGAISFDKGCYMGQEVVARTKYLGKNKRAAFILKSDTAADLKAGDMLEAQVGENWRRSGTVLRCAMLEKQTWVLAVLPNDTQRSQILRSKDNPEQQFVVQPLPYTLD; this is translated from the coding sequence ATGCAGTCTAGTTTTAACCCGTCTGACAACCTTTTGTGCGAATTAACCCAATTGGGGATAATATCTGTCACTGGCCCAGATGCAATTAGTTATCTTCAGGGCAAGCTGACGGTAGATGTAGCAAAGTTGCCTGAAGACTTCGTGCAACTTGGCTGTCATTGTGATTTCAAAGGCAAAACCTGGAATATTTTTTACACCCTTAAATCCGACCAACAAATCGAATTACTTTGTCATCAGCAAAGTTTAACCGATTCCTTAGCGGAGCTTAAAAAGTATGGGGTATTTTCCAAAGCGGAATTTGCCGATACCTCTGCCGATTGGCAAATTTTTGGGGTGGTGGGTGAATCTGCCCAAACCGTCCTAGCCAACCAATTCGGCACTTTACCCACGGATAATTTAGCGACTTGCACCAACGAGCTAGGCCGCGTGATAAGGCTTGACTCACCGGTCACCCGCTATCTAGTGATCGCCAAAGCCGAGCTGGCAGCAAAATTGGGACAGGCGCTGGGGCAATACACTCAAAGCGAACAGTTTTGGGAAGCATTAGATATTCAAGCCGGGATTGCTAACATTCAGACTGCGACCTCAGCAGAGTTTGTCCCGCAGATGATGAACATGCAGGCTCTTGGCGCAATTAGCTTTGACAAGGGCTGCTATATGGGCCAAGAAGTGGTTGCCCGTACTAAATATTTGGGCAAGAACAAACGTGCCGCTTTCATCCTCAAATCTGATACCGCAGCCGATCTAAAAGCCGGAGATATGCTCGAAGCTCAAGTGGGCGAAAATTGGCGAAGAAGCGGAACCGTGCTGCGCTGTGCTATGCTAGAAAAGCAAACATGGGTATTAGCCGTGTTACCCAATGACACCCAAAGGTCACAAATTTTACGCAGCAAAGACAATCCTGAACAACAGTTTGTCGTACAACCTTTACCCTACACATTAGATTAG
- a CDS encoding succinate dehydrogenase assembly factor 2: MFDRKRVSRLKWACRRGMLELDVLFMPFVDQAFDQLDESQQLVFERLLTCDDPDLFAWFMGHQKCDDPELAQMVKFVLDRVKV; the protein is encoded by the coding sequence ATGTTTGATCGAAAAAGAGTGTCAAGACTGAAGTGGGCATGCCGCAGAGGGATGCTAGAGCTCGACGTCCTTTTTATGCCGTTTGTTGATCAGGCCTTTGATCAATTGGACGAGTCCCAGCAGTTAGTATTTGAACGACTACTCACTTGTGATGATCCCGATTTGTTCGCATGGTTTATGGGACATCAGAAATGCGACGATCCAGAGTTGGCGCAAATGGTAAAATTCGTACTCGATCGTGTCAAAGTATAG
- a CDS encoding protein YgfX: MSKYRIELTASRILPLLEISWGAVLLVSIWCWQDNILAAQVGLQVGASVALFGLLFYLFKRALTQQVSGVFMLDDEGRWSPISPYGMCAWQIHTNSKVLGFLACLVLVDKHDSKRKKRIWLAKDQMQDGDFRRLCRTIYRIHCTPQSI; the protein is encoded by the coding sequence GTGTCAAAGTATAGAATTGAATTAACCGCTAGTCGCATATTGCCACTACTTGAAATAAGTTGGGGCGCCGTTTTGTTAGTTTCAATTTGGTGTTGGCAAGACAATATTCTCGCAGCCCAAGTGGGTCTGCAAGTTGGTGCATCTGTGGCATTGTTCGGATTATTATTTTACTTATTTAAGCGCGCGCTGACGCAGCAAGTTAGTGGCGTGTTCATGCTTGACGATGAGGGCAGGTGGAGTCCAATCAGCCCTTATGGTATGTGCGCTTGGCAAATTCACACCAACAGCAAAGTGTTAGGCTTTTTAGCCTGCTTGGTGCTGGTCGATAAACATGACAGCAAACGTAAAAAGCGGATATGGTTGGCCAAAGATCAAATGCAGGATGGGGATTTTAGACGCTTGTGTAGAACCATTTACCGCATCCACTGCACACCACAATCAATTTAG
- a CDS encoding MaoC/PaaZ C-terminal domain-containing protein gives MSSNNPLLILLKAGLKRNRRWVFESALLPQSEHSISHSVEDLKKDHIDRYHQLVNWSGEIDERGLSETLHPCYFHLLAFKQHMQLMLHESFPFALLGLVHLTNEIRQNAPINTQAKGRLVSGFGTFLRHPKGISFTIESQFMLNDQIVWQSTSQFLAIDHSIKSAKKAQGADIDDLPEVAAQWVVGADIGRKYAKVSGDFNLIHLTDITARLFGFKHAIAHGMWSKARCLSELSDHLAQPFSCQVSFVKPLLLPSHVVMHQRQKPNEILFNLTNQRVCVLHLSASLTFG, from the coding sequence GTGTCGTCAAATAACCCACTGTTAATATTGCTAAAAGCTGGATTAAAACGGAACCGACGATGGGTATTTGAATCGGCGTTATTACCGCAATCTGAGCATAGTATCAGTCATTCTGTTGAGGATTTAAAAAAGGACCACATTGACCGTTATCACCAGTTAGTGAACTGGTCAGGTGAAATCGACGAGCGTGGGTTGAGCGAAACCTTGCACCCTTGTTACTTTCACCTTTTAGCATTCAAACAACACATGCAATTAATGTTGCATGAAAGCTTTCCCTTTGCCTTATTAGGGCTGGTTCATTTAACAAATGAAATTCGGCAAAATGCACCAATAAATACGCAAGCGAAAGGGCGGTTAGTCAGTGGTTTTGGGACATTTCTACGACACCCCAAAGGGATTAGTTTCACCATTGAAAGCCAGTTTATGCTGAATGATCAGATTGTATGGCAATCGACGAGTCAATTTCTGGCCATAGATCATTCGATCAAAAGTGCTAAGAAGGCACAAGGTGCTGACATTGACGATTTGCCTGAGGTCGCTGCGCAGTGGGTTGTTGGAGCTGATATTGGCCGCAAATATGCAAAAGTGTCAGGGGATTTTAATTTGATCCATCTAACTGACATAACAGCACGGTTGTTTGGCTTTAAACATGCAATAGCCCATGGAATGTGGAGTAAGGCTCGTTGTTTGTCGGAATTATCCGACCATCTTGCACAGCCATTCAGTTGCCAGGTCAGTTTTGTCAAACCCTTGCTACTGCCCAGTCACGTCGTGATGCATCAGCGTCAAAAGCCCAATGAAATACTGTTTAACTTAACCAATCAACGGGTCTGCGTACTTCACTTATCAGCGAGTTTAACATTTGGCTGA
- the nadB gene encoding L-aspartate oxidase — protein sequence MSSTVEHRCDVLIIGSGAAGLSLALKLAEQFNVIVLSKSTLSEGSTRYAQGGIAAVFDEDDSIESHVLDTLEAGAGLCDEEAVRYTATQAKSCLQWLINFGVPFDQEKDAQGNNRFHLTREGGHSHRRILHAADATGQAVQTTLQEAVQQHPNIHLFERYNAIDLIKHESAKNQCLGAYVWNRKLEHVEVIRSRFTALATGGASKVYQYTSNPDVSSGDGIAMAWRAGCSIANMEFNQFHPTCLFHPEAKNFLISEALRGEGAFLCHADGTKFMHKFDHRGDLAPRDIVARAIDFEMKRLGADCMYLDISHKSTDFIVKHFPNIYSKCRTLGIDITRQPIPVVPAAHYTCGGVKTDFNAKTDIDNLYAIGEVAYTGLHGANRMASNSLLECVVFAHSAAQHIIDNADKAHFEQSIPAWDESQVGNSDEEVVIQHNWHELRLFMWDYVGIVRTTKRLERALRRIELLKLEIHDYYANFRVSNNLLELRNLVAVAELIVLCAMQRKESRGLHYTLDYPDSLENPQVTVIPGRQPNVKLADK from the coding sequence ATGAGCTCTACTGTTGAACATCGCTGTGACGTGTTAATTATTGGAAGCGGCGCAGCTGGTCTTAGTCTCGCTTTGAAATTAGCCGAACAATTCAACGTAATAGTACTGAGCAAGAGCACTTTGTCGGAAGGCTCAACCCGCTATGCGCAAGGCGGTATAGCGGCTGTATTCGATGAAGATGACTCGATTGAATCTCATGTATTAGATACCCTTGAAGCAGGCGCAGGATTGTGTGACGAAGAAGCCGTACGGTATACCGCGACCCAAGCTAAGAGTTGCTTGCAGTGGTTAATTAATTTCGGCGTGCCCTTTGATCAAGAAAAAGATGCGCAAGGTAACAACCGCTTTCATCTGACCCGTGAAGGCGGTCACAGCCATAGACGAATTTTACACGCAGCCGATGCAACCGGACAGGCGGTTCAAACGACTTTGCAAGAAGCAGTACAACAACATCCGAATATTCATTTATTTGAACGCTACAATGCCATTGACCTGATTAAGCATGAAAGTGCTAAAAATCAGTGTTTAGGGGCTTATGTATGGAATCGTAAACTTGAACATGTTGAGGTTATCCGCAGCCGATTTACCGCACTAGCCACCGGCGGTGCCAGTAAGGTGTATCAATATACCTCCAATCCAGACGTGTCTAGTGGTGATGGCATTGCCATGGCGTGGCGCGCGGGTTGTTCCATTGCCAATATGGAATTTAATCAATTTCACCCCACTTGCCTATTTCATCCTGAAGCGAAGAACTTTTTGATCTCAGAAGCATTGCGCGGCGAAGGCGCCTTTTTATGTCACGCAGATGGCACTAAATTCATGCATAAATTTGATCACCGTGGCGATCTAGCCCCCAGAGATATAGTTGCCCGCGCGATAGATTTCGAAATGAAGCGCTTGGGAGCCGATTGCATGTATTTGGATATCAGCCATAAATCCACAGACTTCATTGTTAAGCACTTTCCAAATATCTATAGCAAATGTCGAACATTGGGAATTGACATCACTCGGCAACCGATCCCGGTAGTGCCAGCTGCACATTATACCTGCGGTGGGGTCAAAACAGACTTTAATGCCAAGACTGACATAGACAATTTATATGCCATTGGCGAAGTGGCTTACACGGGTTTGCACGGCGCAAATCGGATGGCCAGTAACTCTTTATTAGAATGCGTTGTATTTGCCCATTCCGCTGCTCAGCATATTATCGATAACGCCGATAAAGCTCATTTTGAACAAAGCATTCCCGCATGGGATGAAAGCCAAGTCGGCAATTCCGATGAAGAGGTTGTGATTCAGCATAACTGGCACGAACTCAGATTATTTATGTGGGACTACGTGGGCATTGTTCGCACCACAAAACGCTTGGAGCGAGCATTGCGCAGAATCGAATTGCTCAAATTGGAAATTCATGACTATTACGCCAATTTTAGAGTCAGTAACAATTTACTCGAATTACGTAACCTAGTGGCCGTGGCCGAATTAATTGTATTGTGTGCCATGCAGCGCAAAGAAAGTCGCGGATTACACTACACCCTTGATTACCCTGATAGTTTAGAAAATCCACAAGTGACTGTGATACCAGGTCGTCAGCCAAATGTTAAACTCGCTGATAAGTGA
- the rpoE gene encoding RNA polymerase sigma factor RpoE: MSEQLTDQQIVEKVQRGDKNAFGLLVTKYQHKVAHLVSRYVKNSGDVADVTQEAFIKAYRALPNFRGESAFYTWLYRIAVNSAKNYLVSQSRKPPASDVDAEDADFYDGSDALKEQNSPERSLMSDELEKVLFDALDKLPEDLRMAITLRELEGLSYEDIANVMDCPVGTVRSRIFRAREAIDKVLNPLLQR, from the coding sequence ATGAGCGAGCAGTTAACAGATCAGCAAATCGTTGAAAAAGTTCAGCGTGGAGATAAAAACGCGTTTGGTTTGTTGGTCACCAAGTACCAGCATAAAGTTGCGCATCTGGTCTCTCGTTATGTGAAGAATTCAGGTGATGTAGCAGATGTTACCCAGGAAGCGTTTATTAAAGCGTACCGGGCATTGCCAAACTTTAGAGGCGAGAGTGCGTTTTACACTTGGTTATACCGAATAGCGGTAAACAGTGCAAAAAACTACTTGGTTTCGCAGAGCCGAAAGCCGCCAGCCAGTGATGTTGATGCGGAAGATGCAGATTTTTATGACGGAAGTGATGCGTTAAAGGAACAAAACTCTCCTGAACGCAGTCTCATGTCTGACGAGTTAGAAAAAGTGCTGTTTGATGCACTAGATAAATTACCCGAAGACTTGCGCATGGCGATCACGCTGCGCGAATTAGAAGGATTAAGTTATGAAGATATTGCGAATGTAATGGACTGTCCTGTTGGTACAGTACGGTCAAGAATATTCAGAGCGCGGGAAGCTATCGATAAGGTGCTCAACCCGTTGCTACAAAGATAG
- a CDS encoding RseA family anti-sigma factor, translating to MTHKHENLSAFVDGETQDDKIVASLVSDVEMSAKWQRYHLIRQGLRKEMPQNADFDISASIALALENEPAILAPKRTWRDLPVVSNVVPLMRSSGQLAIAASVAVAVVIGVQQFNEQPEQQIFNPAPASLFGIQGGLSPVSLELEETRALPSVSVRDQQRRINAYFNDHMEQVLLKDSQRFLPDQSAEVTESINGQPEVSQERENLPE from the coding sequence ATGACGCACAAGCATGAAAATCTGTCAGCATTTGTTGATGGTGAAACGCAAGACGACAAGATAGTCGCCTCATTGGTGAGTGATGTGGAAATGTCTGCTAAATGGCAACGTTACCATCTTATTCGTCAAGGATTGCGTAAGGAAATGCCCCAGAACGCTGATTTTGATATTAGCGCTTCTATCGCTCTTGCGTTAGAGAATGAGCCGGCAATTTTGGCACCTAAACGTACATGGCGCGATCTGCCAGTTGTCAGTAACGTGGTTCCATTGATGCGTTCCAGCGGTCAGTTAGCTATTGCCGCATCAGTTGCAGTCGCTGTGGTAATTGGTGTTCAACAGTTCAATGAGCAACCGGAGCAGCAAATATTTAATCCAGCCCCTGCATCTTTATTTGGTATTCAGGGCGGTTTGTCGCCAGTTAGTCTTGAATTAGAAGAGACCCGTGCATTACCCAGTGTAAGTGTGCGTGATCAACAGCGCCGAATTAATGCTTACTTTAACGATCATATGGAACAGGTGTTATTGAAAGACAGCCAACGTTTTTTGCCCGACCAAAGCGCTGAAGTAACTGAATCCATCAATGGTCAACCTGAAGTAAGTCAAGAACGTGAGAACCTCCCTGAGTAA
- a CDS encoding MucB/RseB C-terminal domain-containing protein, with product MESWLNKMSDSQKSLNYKVSFIQTKSGSDPQPYVWRHAVSQDGIEMEQLDHLNGPGREVIRIGNKVSYFESHRPAYSLASGYILGPLPHHLLAAPISLMGIYDFVVVGKSRISGRAAQQIRMLSKDKSRFGYNLWLDQTTALPLKISMIDFDGQKIEQIQVTELEVTEQPDEYFTRIQDVPLPDIIQLPKPAEVAQNWKINFIPVGMKQVKHSIRQLPDNGGPLEYMMLSDGLVDVSIYLQRAAVAKNDILANFGADIYYSSIQGQVLVTVIGKIPANTANAIASSVSLVR from the coding sequence GTGGAGTCTTGGCTCAACAAAATGTCTGATTCGCAGAAAAGCCTGAACTACAAAGTATCCTTTATCCAAACCAAAAGTGGCAGCGATCCACAACCCTACGTTTGGCGACATGCTGTTAGCCAAGACGGGATCGAAATGGAACAATTGGATCATTTAAATGGACCCGGCCGTGAAGTGATTCGAATTGGCAATAAGGTCAGTTATTTTGAATCTCATCGCCCAGCTTACAGTCTAGCTTCTGGCTATATATTAGGACCCTTGCCTCATCATCTATTAGCAGCGCCTATTTCGCTAATGGGCATTTATGATTTTGTGGTGGTTGGTAAAAGCCGTATCTCGGGCCGAGCGGCGCAGCAAATTAGAATGTTAAGTAAAGATAAGAGTCGTTTTGGTTACAATCTTTGGCTGGACCAAACCACCGCTCTTCCATTGAAAATTAGTATGATTGATTTTGATGGTCAAAAAATAGAGCAAATTCAAGTGACTGAACTTGAAGTGACAGAGCAGCCTGATGAGTACTTTACTCGCATCCAAGACGTACCATTGCCAGATATTATTCAGTTACCTAAGCCAGCCGAGGTAGCCCAGAATTGGAAAATAAATTTCATCCCGGTTGGAATGAAACAGGTCAAGCACAGTATTCGTCAATTACCGGATAACGGTGGCCCTTTGGAATATATGATGTTAAGTGACGGCCTAGTGGATGTGTCTATTTATTTACAACGAGCGGCCGTAGCGAAGAATGATATTTTAGCGAACTTTGGTGCCGATATTTATTACTCGAGTATCCAAGGACAAGTTTTGGTCACTGTGATAGGTAAGATCCCCGCGAATACCGCGAATGCTATTGCGTCTTCCGTATCGTTGGTGAGATAA
- a CDS encoding SoxR reducing system RseC family protein, whose translation MIEEIGVITAVDKDHIWVETEIKTTCGSCQAQDNCGTGVVAKAFAPKKERLILRCHQVTKVGQRVKLGIEEHQLLGASALVYLLPLIVMLLAALGSQALLPQFELTSELWVIGFTFVATFLAFMWVKSRANQDPEHKFQPKLLAILPAEDDLIPVKHS comes from the coding sequence ATGATTGAAGAAATCGGTGTGATAACGGCAGTCGACAAAGATCATATCTGGGTTGAAACCGAAATAAAAACTACCTGTGGCTCTTGCCAAGCGCAAGATAATTGCGGCACTGGTGTGGTAGCCAAAGCGTTTGCGCCGAAAAAAGAGCGGTTAATTTTACGCTGTCATCAAGTGACTAAAGTGGGACAGCGCGTCAAACTTGGCATTGAAGAACATCAACTATTGGGTGCATCGGCATTGGTCTATTTATTACCTTTGATAGTGATGCTCCTAGCCGCATTAGGCAGCCAAGCGTTATTACCTCAATTTGAACTTACCAGTGAGTTGTGGGTGATTGGATTTACCTTTGTGGCAACCTTTCTTGCCTTTATGTGGGTCAAAAGCCGAGCCAATCAAGATCCTGAACATAAGTTTCAACCCAAATTACTGGCGATACTCCCAGCTGAAGACGATCTGATCCCAGTCAAACACAGCTAA
- the lepA gene encoding translation elongation factor 4, translating to MQHKHIRNFSIIAHIDHGKSTLSDRLIQHCGGLTSREMSEQVLDSMDIERERGITIKAQSVTLNYTAKNGETYQLNFIDTPGHVDFTYEVSRSLAACEGALLVVDAGQGVEAQTLANCYTAIDLDMEVVPILNKIDLPQADPDRVAEEIEDIVGIDAVDAVRCSAKTGVGIEDVLEVIVNRVPPPEGDPDAPLKALIVDSWFDNYQGVVSLVRVMQGSLNAKDKIQIMSNGVVHQVDDVGIFTPKQTKTGQLKTGEVGYIVAGIKEIQGAPVGDTITLAKAPADKALPGFQKIKPQVYAGLFPVSSDEYEDFRDALAKLTLNDASLFYEPESSSALGFGFRIGFLGMLHMEIIQERLEREYDLDLITTAPTVVYEVVTTKGETLKVDNPSKLPPINDIEEIREPIVEAHILVPQEYLGNVITLCIEKRGVQTNMTYHGKQVAVTYELPMAEVVMDFFDRLKSTSRGFASLDYNFIKFNPADMVRLDILINGERVDALAVITHKDHSQSRGRELVEKLRELIPRQMFDIAIQASIGNHVVARSTVKQLRKNVIAKCYGGDVSRKKKLLQKQKAGKKRMKQVGNVELPQDAFLAVLKVGK from the coding sequence ATGCAACATAAGCACATTCGGAACTTCTCAATCATTGCCCATATCGATCATGGTAAGTCGACCTTGTCAGATCGCCTCATTCAACATTGTGGTGGCTTGACCTCCCGTGAAATGTCTGAACAGGTATTGGACTCCATGGATATCGAGCGCGAGCGTGGTATTACCATTAAAGCGCAAAGTGTAACCCTGAATTACACCGCAAAAAATGGCGAAACCTACCAGTTAAACTTCATTGATACGCCAGGCCACGTAGATTTTACTTACGAAGTGTCTCGCTCGCTAGCCGCTTGTGAAGGAGCATTGCTGGTGGTTGATGCTGGTCAGGGAGTAGAAGCGCAAACACTGGCCAATTGTTACACAGCAATTGATTTGGACATGGAAGTGGTGCCGATCCTAAATAAAATTGACTTACCTCAGGCTGATCCAGACCGTGTTGCAGAAGAAATCGAAGACATAGTTGGCATAGATGCAGTTGACGCGGTGCGCTGTTCGGCTAAAACCGGCGTGGGTATCGAAGACGTGCTAGAAGTGATTGTAAATCGCGTACCGCCACCTGAAGGTGATCCTGATGCGCCATTGAAAGCCTTGATTGTCGACTCTTGGTTTGACAACTATCAAGGTGTTGTATCCCTAGTGCGGGTGATGCAGGGTAGTTTGAACGCTAAAGACAAAATCCAAATCATGTCTAATGGTGTTGTGCATCAGGTAGATGATGTGGGTATCTTTACTCCAAAACAAACTAAAACCGGTCAGCTGAAAACCGGTGAAGTAGGTTATATCGTCGCCGGTATTAAAGAGATTCAAGGTGCCCCGGTGGGAGATACTATCACGCTGGCGAAAGCGCCGGCTGATAAAGCTCTTCCTGGTTTCCAAAAAATCAAACCACAGGTTTATGCTGGCTTGTTTCCGGTTAGTTCTGATGAATACGAAGACTTCCGAGATGCCTTGGCGAAGCTAACCCTAAATGATGCTTCATTATTTTATGAGCCAGAAAGCTCATCAGCACTAGGTTTTGGGTTCCGTATTGGATTCCTTGGCATGTTGCACATGGAAATCATCCAGGAACGATTAGAGCGTGAATACGATTTAGATCTGATCACTACCGCTCCAACGGTAGTGTATGAAGTGGTAACCACCAAAGGTGAAACCCTTAAAGTCGATAATCCATCCAAATTGCCACCTATCAATGATATCGAAGAAATTCGGGAACCTATTGTAGAAGCGCATATTTTGGTGCCTCAGGAATATCTTGGTAATGTCATCACATTATGTATCGAAAAACGTGGTGTGCAGACCAACATGACCTATCACGGTAAACAAGTAGCGGTTACATACGAGCTGCCAATGGCAGAAGTGGTAATGGACTTCTTCGACCGATTGAAATCAACCAGCCGTGGCTTCGCGTCACTGGATTATAATTTTATTAAATTCAATCCAGCAGACATGGTGCGTTTGGACATCCTGATCAATGGAGAGCGAGTGGATGCCTTGGCTGTTATCACCCACAAAGATCATTCTCAAAGTCGTGGACGTGAATTGGTCGAAAAACTACGTGAACTCATCCCAAGACAGATGTTTGATATTGCCATACAGGCCTCGATTGGTAATCATGTTGTGGCGCGCAGTACCGTTAAGCAGTTGCGTAAAAATGTTATCGCCAAGTGTTATGGCGGTGATGTAAGCCGTAAGAAAAAGTTATTGCAGAAGCAAAAAGCAGGGAAAAAACGCATGAAGCAAGTGGGTAATGTGGAATTACCTCAGGATGCATTTTTAGCAGTACTCAAGGTAGGAAAATAA
- the lepB gene encoding signal peptidase I, translated as MANYFSIFLVVLTVVSGLIWLIDAKIFAPKRRDKFALANGGQPLAKGTELPLPYVVDTAQQIFPVIAFVLILRSFLYEPFQIPSGSMMPTLLVGDFILVEKFSYGLKDPVARYKFIETGAPERGDVVVFKFPDDPSLDYIKRVIGLPGDTITYSGKELFIKPACTDGQTCPQEYKVEREFIGQYVHQGRKTAINEFSEQMGEVNHKILNYPRKVDDITRYHPQANTKINEWIVPQGHYFVMGDNRDNSEDGRFWGFVPDENLVGKAVAIWISFEFERSADSILPGWIPTGVRFGRVGGIE; from the coding sequence ATGGCAAATTACTTTTCAATTTTTTTGGTGGTTTTGACGGTAGTGTCAGGCCTGATTTGGCTGATAGATGCCAAAATATTCGCGCCAAAGCGCCGTGATAAATTTGCCCTTGCAAACGGCGGTCAACCTTTGGCTAAAGGAACTGAATTGCCGCTTCCTTATGTGGTCGATACCGCTCAGCAAATTTTCCCGGTGATCGCATTTGTGTTGATATTACGCTCATTCCTGTATGAGCCGTTTCAAATCCCTTCAGGTTCGATGATGCCGACTCTGCTAGTTGGGGATTTTATCTTGGTTGAAAAATTCTCTTATGGTTTGAAAGACCCTGTCGCCCGTTATAAATTTATAGAGACAGGTGCACCTGAACGCGGTGACGTGGTTGTGTTTAAATTTCCTGATGACCCTAGCCTAGATTACATTAAACGTGTGATTGGTCTGCCCGGTGATACCATCACATATTCCGGCAAAGAGCTATTCATCAAACCAGCCTGTACGGATGGCCAAACTTGCCCGCAGGAATACAAAGTAGAGCGTGAATTTATAGGTCAATATGTTCATCAAGGTCGCAAAACTGCAATAAATGAATTTTCAGAGCAGATGGGAGAGGTCAATCACAAGATATTGAATTATCCTCGAAAAGTAGATGACATAACTCGTTACCATCCTCAGGCGAATACCAAAATAAATGAATGGATTGTGCCTCAAGGTCATTACTTTGTGATGGGTGATAACCGAGACAACAGTGAAGATGGTCGCTTCTGGGGTTTTGTACCAGATGAAAATTTGGTTGGCAAAGCTGTCGCCATTTGGATCAGTTTTGAATTTGAACGTTCAGCCGATAGCATATTACCCGGCTGGATCCCAACAGGTGTTCGCTTCGGGCGCGTAGGTGGCATTGAATAA